From the genome of Methanothrix soehngenii GP6:
AAAGAATAGAAACAGATCGTCTCTTCTAACATCTTGCTTTTGCAGGTGACCTTGTGCTGCATCCACCTGGCCAAACAAAGGTCTCCAATTTGGCTCTCGATGGATAGCATTTTTAAAGATATCGGGATCCAAATGACACCCAAAATCATTACTAAGATCTATTCGTTCGTTGCTCGACTTTATGCTAGGCATGAGATCTCTCATTACCTGAACAGCGTGGCACTTACTCCCCACTAGAATTTATCCTTCTGTTAATGAGCCATTTCTGAAACTGATTTTCCAAAATAAGCCACTATATTAAATTATCCTCGTACCGAAATATACTTATGCTTGTAGGGAGTATACTCCCCACATGGCTATCAAAAGGCGCAAGCGAGGAGGTCATGTTTACCTTGAGGAATACAAAACCACAAGGGAAGAGGGAAAAGTAGTCAGTAAGTTCGTGCGCTATATTGGACGAGAAGATGCCAAATCCGATACCTATAAACCTCGTAAGAAGGTCATAGATCGACTTGATTTGTCCAGATCATATCGAGCAGGTGACGTTCAATTGCTCTGGTCGATTGCCGAGGATCTTGGTTTTATCCAGATAATCGACGGAATCTGCTGCTCCGATTCAGGCTTAAACGGCGTCTCTCCAGGGAAATTGCTGACTGTTTGGGCAATAAACCGTGCGATCGACCCAGATAGTGCTACTATGCTTGAGCGATGGGTGCAAACTACAGATCTCCCGCATCTTGCAGGTCTTCCCGCAGATGTCTTCACAAAGGATGCATTCCTTTTTGCACTTGATTTCGTATGCAAGGAAGACAAGACCGCAGCTTCTATTACCGATTTGAGTTCGAGGATAGATGACGCTCTGTACCATAGATGGCGAAAAAGCCATCCACTCCCTGCCGATGAAAAAGAGACATTAGCTTACGACCTTACAACTTTGCTGTTTTTCGGAGTTAGTTGCCCTCTTGCTGAGCTTGGATATAATCCTGATAGAATTCGTCGGCGTCAAGCTAACCTCGCGATTCTTGTGTCAAAACGAGATCGATATCCTCTTTCGCATTTTGTGTACAACGGAAGCCGTCACAGCATATCCACAGTGAAAAACCTGCTGAATCGCTTATCTAAAATGGCCATTGAACCTGGAACTCTAATATGGGATCGCGGAAACGTATCAAAAAAACATGTGCAAATGGTAGATGAGTCTGGGTGGAAACTGATATGCGGCGTACCTAAAACATCGAAAGAAGCAAAAGAAATCATCGGCAAAACCAAAATCCCAATTAGCCCTGATTCGCTTGTCCGCAGCAGTCATGCGGGGCATATCTATGCGATAAAGACAGAAAATGAACTTTTCGGAAAAGAACGCTCTACAATCGTTTATGCCAATCGCGAAAGAAGCGTGAAGGATGCTGATGCAAGAAATGAAGCGCTTTCCGTAATCGGAGAAAGCCTCAACGAGCTAAGCCAGACTGGAAAAGACTGGTCCGAAAAACGACTCCATGATCGAATAAAAAACATAGTCGGACAGTGGTCTGGCTTTATTGATGCCAGCGTGCGCAGAAAAAAAGACGGGCCTAGGATTGAATGGAGTTATGATCGACAGAGACTCCGATCTGCGGAAAAATATGATGGAAAATGGCTCATATTATCTACTGATTACTCATTAAATGCAAATAATGCTGTGAACATGTATCTGGAAAAGGACTTCATAGAGAAAGTCTTTCGTGTTTTGAAAACACATGAAGAGGTCGAACCTGTTCGACACAGATTGGAGCATCGTGTGAAAGCTTACCTTTTCGTCTGCATGCTTGCATATCGATTGTTGGCTGTGCTTCAATGGAAGCTCAAAGAGGCTTCTGGCAAAGAAGGATCTTGGGAGAGCGCGGATATGTTTTTGCGGGATCTGGCCGTGGTGCAAAGAGTCGAGGTTCGATTTGGCAACGAGGTCAAAACATGGTATCTCAATATGACCGATTCTGTTTCTGCAAGATTAAAGGAGATCGGAATGAGTGCGTTATTCAAAGAGGAGACTCGACTCGTCGGCTAACGAGAGATGTAGGGAGGAAGTCATCGCTGATCAGGTCATTAGATCGTAACAAGTCGAGTCACCCGCCATAACATCTGAGTATCTTAGCTCTTCATTTTGATCGGGAATAGGGAGCGAGATCATTTGCCCATTTGGAAGGATTGGGCTGGGATACCCACCAAACTCGGAGTCAAATCCTTTTCTGCTCAAGATGACTTTCATTATTAAAGCGCTCCTCATCCTATCGTTTGTAGTTGTATCAAGTTGCCACAGGTATCGTCGAAGACGGCTATGGTCACATTCTCCATTACTTCTGACGGCTGCATTGTGAACTTCACCCCGAGATTCTTCAGTCGTTCATACTCTGCGTGGACATCAGAAACGCCGAAGTTTATCGCGGGAATGCTCTGCTCGAAAATTGCTTTCTGATAATTTTTTGCTGCTGGATTATCATTCCGTTCAAGTATAAGCTCGGTGCCGTTTTGATCCTCAGGCGAGACAACGGTAAGCCATCTGTAATCCCCCGCGCCAATGTCGCTTTTCTTCACAAAGCCCAGGATTTGTGTGTAAAACTTCAGGGCTTTATCCTGATCGTTAACGAATACTTTGGTGTATATGATTTTCATAATTAACCTTGCTATTATCTATGCTATTTAACTTACGATCTATGCTCCCCCATCCATTAGATTCACCGCGAGATGTTGTCTATTGTGGCCAAGCTCTGTTCTGCGCCTCTGAAAGCGTTCTTAAAGCGAACTTTAATTTTTTGCGATGTTTCTGGCCTGGAGTAGATGAAGGTATCATCAACCTCTTTCTCTGATATGATCACCTGAGAATCAACCACCATACCAT
Proteins encoded in this window:
- a CDS encoding VOC family protein, which codes for MKIIYTKVFVNDQDKALKFYTQILGFVKKSDIGAGDYRWLTVVSPEDQNGTELILERNDNPAAKNYQKAIFEQSIPAINFGVSDVHAEYERLKNLGVKFTMQPSEVMENVTIAVFDDTCGNLIQLQTIG
- a CDS encoding Nmad3 family putative nucleotide modification protein; translation: MRSALIMKVILSRKGFDSEFGGYPSPILPNGQMISLPIPDQNEELRYSDVMAGDSTCYDLMT
- a CDS encoding IS1634 family transposase, yielding MAIKRRKRGGHVYLEEYKTTREEGKVVSKFVRYIGREDAKSDTYKPRKKVIDRLDLSRSYRAGDVQLLWSIAEDLGFIQIIDGICCSDSGLNGVSPGKLLTVWAINRAIDPDSATMLERWVQTTDLPHLAGLPADVFTKDAFLFALDFVCKEDKTAASITDLSSRIDDALYHRWRKSHPLPADEKETLAYDLTTLLFFGVSCPLAELGYNPDRIRRRQANLAILVSKRDRYPLSHFVYNGSRHSISTVKNLLNRLSKMAIEPGTLIWDRGNVSKKHVQMVDESGWKLICGVPKTSKEAKEIIGKTKIPISPDSLVRSSHAGHIYAIKTENELFGKERSTIVYANRERSVKDADARNEALSVIGESLNELSQTGKDWSEKRLHDRIKNIVGQWSGFIDASVRRKKDGPRIEWSYDRQRLRSAEKYDGKWLILSTDYSLNANNAVNMYLEKDFIEKVFRVLKTHEEVEPVRHRLEHRVKAYLFVCMLAYRLLAVLQWKLKEASGKEGSWESADMFLRDLAVVQRVEVRFGNEVKTWYLNMTDSVSARLKEIGMSALFKEETRLVG